One segment of Zonotrichia albicollis isolate bZonAlb1 unplaced genomic scaffold, bZonAlb1.hap1 Scaffold_95, whole genome shotgun sequence DNA contains the following:
- the LOC141728115 gene encoding olfactory receptor 14J1-like — protein MSNSSSISHFLLLALADTRQLQLLHFCLLLGISLAALLGNGLIISAVACGHHLHTPMFFFLLNLALTDLGMICTTVPKAMHNSLWDTRDISYKGCATQLFFFMFFMSAELFLLTVMCYDLYVSICKPLHYGTLLGSRACAHMAAAAWASAFLNALVHTANTFSLPLCHSNALGQFFCEIPQILKLSCSKSYLREQSLLAVSACLGLGCFVFIVFSYVQIFRAVLRIPSEQGRHKAFSTCLPHLAVVSFFLSTVVFAHLKPPSISSPSLDVALSFLYLVVPPALNPLIYSLRNQELKAAVWRQITGFFQKH, from the coding sequence atgtccaacagcagctccatcagccacttcctcctgctggcattggcagacacacggcagctgcagctcctgcacttctgcctcttgctgggcatctccctggctgccctcctgggtaacggcctcatcatcagcgccgtagcctgcggccaccacctgcacacgcccatgttcttcttcctgctcaacctggccctcactgacttgggcatgatctgcaccactgtccccaaagccatgcacaattccctctgggacaccagggacatctcctacaaaggatgtgcCACACAGCTCTTCTTCTTTATGTTCTTCATGTCAGCAGAGCTTTTCCTCCTAAccgtcatgtgctacgacctctacgtgtccatctgcaaacccctgcactacgggaccctcctgggcagcagagcttgtgcccacatggcagcagctgcctgggccagcgcctttctcaatgctctggtgcacacagccaatacattttccctgcccctgtgccacagcaatgccctgggccagttcttctgtgaaatcccccagatcctcaagctctcctgctccaaatcctacctcagggaacagAGTCTTCTTGCTGTTAGTGCCTGTCTAGGacttggctgttttgtgttcattgttttctcctatgtgcagatcttcagggccgtgctgaggatcccctctgagcagggacggcacaaagccttttccacctgcctccctcacctggctgtggtctccttCTTCCTCAGCACTGTTGTGTTTGCCCActtgaagcccccctccatctcctccccatccctggatgtggccCTGTCATTTCTGTACTTGGttgtgcctccagccctgaaccctctCATCTatagcctgaggaaccaggagctaaaagctgcagtgtggagacagATTACTGGATTCTtccagaaacattaa